From a region of the Spinacia oleracea cultivar Varoflay unplaced genomic scaffold, BTI_SOV_V1 SOVchr0_023, whole genome shotgun sequence genome:
- the LOC130464978 gene encoding uncharacterized protein: protein MRFGKKGNLSPRYIGPYEVLERVGEFAYRLAMPTELSKVHDVFHISQLKKYIHDLSHVIEPEIVELDETLTYEEKPIKILDEKVRKTRNKEVKIVKVLWSNHQTEEATWEAADTMRQKYPELFDQ from the coding sequence ATGAGATTTGGTAAAAAGGGAAATCTTAGCCCGAGGTATATTGGTCCCTATGAAGTGTTAGAAAGAGTTGGAGAATTTGCTTATAGACTCGCCATGCCAACCGAGTTGTCTAAGGTACATGACGTTTTCCACATTTCACAACTCAAGAAGTATATCCATGACCTGTCGCATGTGATTGAGCCAGAAATAGTGGAATTGGATGAGACATTGACTTATGAAGAGAAACCCATAAAAATATTAGATGAGAAAGTGAGAAAAACAAGAAACAAGGAGGTGAAAATAGTAAAAGTCTTATGGTCGAACCATCAAACTGAAGAGGCTACTTGGGAAGCAGCTGATACCATGAGACAGAAATACCCTGAATTGTTTGACCAG